Sequence from the Thermus thermophilus HB8 genome:
GGAGGAGCGGATCCACGCCCTCCCCCCCTCCCTGGTCCTGGTCAACCCGAGATCGGGCCACTTCCACGCCTGGTACGAGCTGGACCCCATCCCCCTCACGCCCCCGCCCGGGCGGGAGGGGAGCCTGAAGGGGGCCCTGGCCCTTCTCGCGGAGGTGGAGGCCCTGCTGGAGGCCTACTACGGGGCGGACCCGGGCTACAACGGTCTCCTCTCCCGAAACCCCTTCCTCCACCCCCCGGAGTGGACCTGGGGCGGGGGGAAGCGGTGGAGCCTGCGGGACCTCCACCGGGAGCTCCGGGGGCTCCTTCCCTCCGGGACCCGGAGGCGGGTGGACCCGGGCCTGGCCTCCTACGGGCGGAACAACGCCCTGTTTGACCGCCTGCGGGCGGAGGCCTACGCCCACGTGGCCCTCTTCCGGGGCGTCCCCGGGGGGGAGGAGGCCTTCCGGGCCTGGGTGGAGCAGAGGGCCCACGCCCTGAACCAGTCCCTCTTCCGGGACCACCCCAAGGGGCCCCTTGACCCCCGGGAGGTCCACCACACGGCGAAGAGCGTGGCCAAGTGGACCTACCGGAACTACCGGGGGGCGAGGGTCTACCCGGTCTCCTCCACGGGGAGGCCGGACCGGAGCCGCCTCTCTCCCCAGGCCCGGGCCCTGATCCCGCCCCTCCAGGGCCAGGAGCTCCAGGAGGCGGTGCGGGAGGGCGGAAGGCGGCGCGGATCCCGGCGCAGGCAGGAGGCCGAGGAGAAGCTCACGGAGGCCCTGAAGCGCCTCCAGGCCCGG
This genomic interval carries:
- a CDS encoding primase C-terminal domain-containing protein, encoding MEHHTRPEAQIPDTLAKIAGLFQINPDLGEVVLRAYAALRGLSPEALRAHLLAPPLRPERAREAFQRPYLAHFAQTLPRYPYATDDPKEGVRIYKRENALKRVHVQVGHYPHAVLRLVVDVDLPWPQVEERIHALPPSLVLVNPRSGHFHAWYELDPIPLTPPPGREGSLKGALALLAEVEALLEAYYGADPGYNGLLSRNPFLHPPEWTWGGGKRWSLRDLHRELRGLLPSGTRRRVDPGLASYGRNNALFDRLRAEAYAHVALFRGVPGGEEAFRAWVEQRAHALNQSLFRDHPKGPLDPREVHHTAKSVAKWTYRNYRGARVYPVSSTGRPDRSRLSPQARALIPPLQGQELQEAVREGGRRRGSRRRQEAEEKLTEALKRLQARGERVTARALAREAGVKPHTASKWLKRMRE